In Paenibacillus algicola, a genomic segment contains:
- a CDS encoding HAD family hydrolase → MNSMNQHIIFDMDDTLIHCNKYFDLILAAYFEQITDWFRDYGVTTEEVRSKQIEIDVEGINKLGFASSNFPESLIATYRFFSKRHRRTPVTSEEQELYQLGLSVYDQEVEAYPGMVETLNALQESGHHLYLYTGGETKIQQRKIQQMKLFQYFDDRIYIRQHKNIHALEEILQMRSFERTRTWMVGNSLRTDVMPALTAGINTIYLKQETEWQYNMVELKKQPHNILYTVEALTEVPEIITSHLTQTSL, encoded by the coding sequence ATGAACAGCATGAACCAGCATATTATTTTTGACATGGATGATACGTTAATTCATTGCAATAAGTATTTTGATTTGATTCTGGCCGCCTACTTCGAGCAGATCACAGACTGGTTTCGGGATTACGGCGTGACCACAGAGGAAGTGCGTTCCAAGCAGATCGAAATTGATGTCGAGGGGATTAACAAGCTGGGCTTTGCCAGCAGCAACTTTCCGGAATCGCTGATTGCCACTTATCGCTTCTTCAGCAAGCGGCACCGCAGAACGCCGGTCACCTCAGAGGAGCAGGAGCTGTATCAGCTGGGACTGAGCGTCTACGATCAGGAGGTTGAGGCCTATCCCGGGATGGTCGAAACGCTGAACGCTTTGCAGGAATCCGGTCATCACCTCTACTTGTACACAGGAGGAGAGACAAAGATTCAGCAGCGCAAGATTCAGCAGATGAAGCTTTTCCAGTATTTTGACGACCGGATCTACATTCGTCAGCACAAAAATATTCATGCCCTGGAGGAAATTCTCCAGATGCGAAGCTTCGAGCGCACCCGTACCTGGATGGTCGGCAACTCCCTGCGTACGGATGTTATGCCGGCTTTGACGGCAGGCATTAACACCATTTATTTGAAGCAGGAAACGGAATGGCAGTACAATATGGTGGAGTTAAAGAAGCAGCCCCACAATATTTTATACACCGTGGAGGCCCTGACAGAGGTGCCAGAAATTATTACGAGCCATCTCACACAGACCTCCCTTTAA